One segment of Variovorax sp. PAMC28562 DNA contains the following:
- a CDS encoding putative colanic acid biosynthesis acetyltransferase codes for MLTLFGARMGVACDVRGSAKVWYPPHLQMADRSLLADRVNCYNMAPISLGERALVSQGAHLCAGSHDIRTRDFQLIAKPIHIGADVWVAAEAFVGPGVEIGEGSVLGARAVAFKSLEPWGVYAGNPAQFVKRRVILGTAGDTSTPGDAGR; via the coding sequence TTGCTCACGCTTTTCGGCGCCCGCATGGGAGTGGCCTGTGATGTCCGGGGCAGCGCCAAAGTCTGGTATCCCCCTCACCTGCAAATGGCAGACCGCAGCCTGCTCGCGGACCGAGTCAACTGTTACAACATGGCGCCGATTTCGCTCGGCGAACGCGCACTCGTTTCACAGGGCGCACACCTTTGCGCCGGCAGCCATGACATCCGGACGCGCGACTTTCAGCTGATCGCCAAGCCGATCCACATCGGCGCGGACGTTTGGGTGGCTGCTGAAGCGTTTGTAGGTCCCGGCGTCGAGATCGGCGAGGGATCGGTGCTCGGCGCACGCGCGGTTGCATTTAAATCGCTCGAACCCTGGGGCGTCTATGCAGGCAATCCGGCGCAGTTCGTCAAACGCCGCGTCATTCTCGGTACGGCCGGCGACACGAGCACACCCGGAGATGCAGGCCGGTGA
- a CDS encoding RnfH family protein translates to MQITLVYSPGPRQIFEETVTLSNGATARDALIASRFVASFPALDWAALPVGVWGRVCEWDRVLAEYDRIELCRPLKVDPKVARRERFQRQGARGTGLFASRRPGGKDGY, encoded by the coding sequence ATGCAGATCACGTTGGTCTATTCGCCAGGGCCGCGGCAGATCTTTGAAGAGACCGTGACGCTGTCCAACGGGGCGACGGCGCGGGATGCTCTGATCGCCAGCCGCTTTGTCGCCTCGTTCCCTGCGCTCGATTGGGCTGCCTTGCCCGTGGGCGTCTGGGGCCGGGTATGCGAATGGGACCGTGTGCTGGCAGAGTACGACCGGATCGAGCTGTGCCGGCCACTGAAGGTGGATCCCAAGGTGGCGCGACGCGAGCGATTTCAACGCCAGGGTGCGCGCGGGACCGGGTTGTTTGCCAGCCGTCGCCCCGGTGGAAAGGACGGCTACTGA
- a CDS encoding type II toxin-antitoxin system RatA family toxin: protein MKTVQKSVLIWYSAEEMYALVTDVAKYPEFLPWCNRASVIDQDESGMTAEVGLSFGGIRQSFTTRNTQIAGREVQLKLVSGPFSNLDGVWKFTPVGETGERACRVELNLNYGFSNFALQALVGPVFDKIASSLVEGFVKRAEQAYGKS from the coding sequence ATGAAAACTGTTCAAAAGTCCGTCCTCATCTGGTACAGCGCCGAGGAGATGTACGCCCTGGTCACCGATGTTGCCAAGTACCCAGAGTTTTTGCCTTGGTGCAATCGGGCTAGCGTGATTGACCAAGACGAAAGCGGAATGACTGCTGAGGTCGGACTTTCGTTCGGCGGAATCCGGCAGAGCTTTACGACGCGCAACACACAGATCGCCGGTCGCGAAGTGCAACTCAAGCTGGTCAGCGGACCCTTCTCGAACCTCGATGGTGTCTGGAAGTTCACGCCGGTGGGAGAGACTGGCGAGCGGGCTTGCCGCGTCGAACTGAACCTGAACTATGGCTTCAGCAATTTCGCTCTGCAGGCGTTGGTCGGCCCCGTATTCGACAAGATTGCATCGAGTCTGGTCGAGGGGTTCGTCAAGCGCGCCGAGCAGGCTTACGGCAAGAGCTGA
- a CDS encoding FMN-binding negative transcriptional regulator, producing MYLPPQFNSKDPAIAIELMRANAFASLISNDDDGLPFVSHLPLVAEQHEDGTIVLLGHCAKPNRHWRYLEARPKAVVTFLGPHAYMSPAVYPDLARVPTWNYLAVHCKVESALVTEPAAKDELLKKLIAEHEPAYAQQWRDLGEDFQQKMLIGIVGFTLRVTDLQCKLKLNQHRREAHADMYSRFSTGSPDEQALAEWMVRLGMNTTAAA from the coding sequence ATGTACCTGCCGCCCCAATTCAATTCCAAGGACCCCGCGATCGCGATCGAGCTGATGCGTGCCAACGCGTTCGCCAGCCTGATCTCGAACGACGACGATGGGCTGCCTTTCGTCTCGCATCTGCCGCTGGTCGCGGAGCAACACGAAGACGGCACGATCGTCTTGCTCGGGCACTGCGCAAAGCCGAATCGGCACTGGCGCTACCTCGAAGCCCGACCCAAAGCCGTCGTGACATTTCTCGGGCCGCATGCCTACATGTCGCCTGCGGTCTATCCGGACCTGGCCCGTGTGCCGACCTGGAATTACCTCGCGGTGCACTGCAAGGTCGAGTCGGCACTGGTGACCGAGCCAGCCGCCAAGGACGAGCTGCTGAAAAAGCTCATCGCCGAGCATGAGCCGGCCTATGCACAACAGTGGCGCGATCTTGGCGAAGACTTTCAGCAGAAGATGCTGATCGGCATCGTCGGCTTCACGCTGCGGGTGACCGACCTGCAGTGCAAGCTGAAGCTCAATCAGCACCGGCGCGAAGCGCATGCCGATATGTATTCGCGCTTTTCTACAGGGTCGCCGGACGAGCAGGCACTGGCTGAGTGGATGGTGCGGCTGGGCATGAACACGACCGCAGCTGCGTGA
- the guaB gene encoding IMP dehydrogenase has protein sequence MRLLGKALTFDDVLLVPAFSQVLPKDTSLATRLSRNITLNLPLVSAAMDTVTEARLAIAIAQEGGIGIVHKNLTAQQQAAEVARVKRYESGVLRDPVVITPTHSVRQVMALSDQLGISGFPVIDGGKVVGIVTGRDLRFETRYDVPVSEIMTQRDKLITVPDGTTLADAKALLNKYKLERLLVINSDWELKGLITVKDITKQTSFPNAARDASGRLRVGAAVGVGDGTEERVEALVAAGVDVIVVDTAHGHSAGVISRVRWVKKNYPQIDVIGGNIATGDAARALADVGADAVKVGIGPGSICTTRIVAGVGVPQIMAVDSVATALQGTGVPLISDGGVRYSGDIAKAIAAGASTVMMGSMFAGTEEAPGEIVLYQGRSYKSYRGMGSIGAMQQGSADRYFQESTTGNPNTDKLVPEGVEGRVPYKGSIVSIVYQMAGGVRASMGYCGCATIEDMQNRAEFVEITTAGIRESHVHDVQITKEAPNYRAE, from the coding sequence ATGCGCCTTCTCGGCAAAGCGCTGACCTTCGACGATGTGTTGTTGGTGCCAGCGTTCTCCCAGGTCCTGCCCAAGGACACCTCCCTCGCCACCCGACTTTCCCGCAACATCACGTTGAATCTGCCGCTCGTTTCAGCGGCGATGGACACCGTGACCGAAGCACGCCTCGCCATCGCGATCGCCCAGGAAGGCGGCATCGGCATCGTCCACAAGAACCTGACGGCGCAGCAGCAGGCCGCCGAGGTGGCTCGCGTGAAGCGCTACGAATCCGGCGTGCTGCGCGACCCGGTGGTGATCACGCCGACGCATTCGGTGCGGCAGGTGATGGCACTGTCCGACCAGCTCGGCATCTCCGGCTTCCCGGTGATCGACGGCGGCAAGGTCGTCGGCATCGTGACCGGCCGCGACTTGCGCTTCGAGACGCGCTACGACGTGCCGGTGAGCGAGATCATGACGCAGCGCGACAAGCTCATCACCGTCCCCGACGGCACGACACTTGCGGACGCCAAGGCGTTGCTCAACAAGTACAAGCTCGAGCGATTGCTGGTCATCAACAGCGATTGGGAACTCAAGGGCCTGATCACTGTCAAGGACATCACCAAGCAGACCAGCTTCCCCAACGCAGCGCGTGACGCCTCCGGGCGTCTGCGCGTCGGTGCAGCCGTCGGCGTCGGCGACGGCACCGAGGAGCGCGTGGAAGCTCTGGTGGCTGCGGGTGTCGACGTCATCGTGGTGGACACCGCGCACGGCCACAGCGCTGGCGTGATCTCGCGCGTGCGCTGGGTCAAGAAGAACTATCCACAGATCGACGTGATCGGCGGGAACATCGCGACCGGCGACGCGGCACGCGCGCTGGCCGACGTGGGCGCCGATGCGGTCAAGGTCGGTATCGGCCCGGGCTCGATCTGCACCACGCGCATCGTGGCCGGCGTTGGGGTACCGCAGATCATGGCGGTCGACAGCGTCGCCACCGCCTTACAAGGCACCGGCGTTCCGCTGATTTCCGACGGCGGCGTGCGCTATTCGGGCGATATCGCCAAGGCCATCGCAGCCGGCGCCAGCACCGTGATGATGGGCAGCATGTTCGCCGGCACCGAAGAGGCGCCGGGCGAGATCGTGCTGTACCAGGGTCGCAGCTACAAAAGCTACCGCGGCATGGGAAGCATCGGCGCGATGCAGCAGGGCAGTGCCGATCGCTACTTCCAAGAATCGACGACCGGCAACCCCAACACCGACAAGCTCGTGCCCGAAGGCGTTGAAGGCCGCGTGCCGTACAAGGGATCGATCGTCTCGATCGTCTACCAGATGGCCGGTGGCGTGCGGGCCAGCATGGGCTACTGCGGCTGCGCGACGATCGAAGATATGCAGAACAGGGCTGAGTTCGTCGAGATCACGACCGCCGGCATCCGCGAGAGTCATGTGCACGACGTGCAGATCACCAAAGAAGCGCCCAACTACCGGGCCGAGTGA
- a CDS encoding DUF4124 domain-containing protein, with product MRFVHLNSLVLALVCAVPTVASAQWQWIDSAGKKVFSDQSPPPDIPEKNIVRRPGGGSPRVTFPQGTPSAAPDAAEPGTAPAPATAASGARPSGVDKELEEKAKKAEEAEKAKRAAELQKVAQAKAENCNRARQSKATFDSGIRVARLNAQGEREIIDDKARAEEQQRLQTVIASDCK from the coding sequence ATGAGATTCGTCCACTTGAATTCGCTCGTCCTTGCATTGGTCTGCGCCGTGCCGACGGTCGCAAGCGCGCAATGGCAATGGATCGACAGCGCGGGCAAGAAGGTTTTCAGCGACCAGTCGCCGCCGCCTGATATTCCGGAAAAGAACATCGTGCGCCGCCCGGGCGGAGGCAGTCCGCGGGTGACCTTCCCGCAAGGGACCCCTTCGGCCGCTCCCGATGCAGCGGAACCGGGCACGGCGCCTGCGCCAGCCACGGCTGCGAGTGGCGCTCGGCCATCCGGTGTCGACAAGGAACTCGAAGAAAAAGCGAAGAAGGCGGAAGAAGCCGAAAAGGCCAAGCGCGCAGCAGAGCTTCAGAAGGTCGCGCAGGCAAAAGCCGAAAACTGCAATCGCGCAAGGCAGAGCAAGGCCACCTTCGACAGCGGCATTCGTGTAGCGCGCCTGAACGCCCAGGGCGAACGCGAAATCATCGACGACAAGGCGCGTGCCGAAGAGCAGCAGCGCTTGCAGACGGTCATTGCCAGCGACTGCAAATAA
- the smpB gene encoding SsrA-binding protein SmpB: MATKKKQDPSSRIADNKKAAYNYFFEERFEAGIVLEGWEVKSLREGKVQLTDGYVVIRNGELFVIGLQINPLNSASSHITPDSVRTKKLLLHKEEIRRLIGKIEQKGYTLVPLNLHWKAGKVKCEVALAKGKAEHDKRDTIKDREGKREVERAMKKFSK, from the coding sequence ATGGCAACCAAAAAGAAACAAGACCCCTCCTCCCGTATCGCCGACAACAAAAAGGCCGCCTACAACTACTTCTTCGAAGAGCGCTTCGAGGCGGGCATCGTGCTCGAAGGCTGGGAGGTGAAATCGCTGCGCGAAGGCAAGGTGCAACTGACCGATGGCTATGTGGTGATCCGTAACGGAGAGCTCTTCGTCATCGGCCTGCAGATCAACCCGCTTAACAGCGCGTCGAGCCATATCACGCCGGATTCGGTCCGCACCAAGAAGCTCTTGCTGCACAAGGAAGAGATTCGCCGCCTGATCGGCAAGATCGAACAAAAGGGCTACACCCTGGTGCCGCTCAACCTTCATTGGAAGGCAGGCAAGGTGAAATGCGAGGTCGCACTGGCCAAGGGCAAAGCCGAGCATGACAAGCGCGACACGATCAAGGACCGCGAAGGCAAGCGTGAGGTCGAACGCGCGATGAAGAAGTTCAGCAAATGA
- the guaA gene encoding glutamine-hydrolyzing GMP synthase: protein MQHDKILILDFGSQVTQLIARRVREAHVLSEVHPCDVSNEWLRNYAKDGSLKGVILSGSHASVYEDTTDKAPQAVFELGVPVLGICYGMQTMAHQLGGKVEGGHKREFGAAAVRARGHTDLLSEIADFKTDEGFGMLNVWMSHGDKVTELPPGFKLMASTESCPIAGMADEERHFYGVQFHPEVTHTQQGTAILQRFVLDICRSKPDWVMRDHVAEAVAKIREQVGDEEVILGLSGGVDSSVAAALIHRAIGDQLTCVFVDHGLLRLNEGDLVMEMFVGKLQAKVIRVDASELFLGKLGGVSDPEAKRKIIGGEFVTVFKQEAAKLTSAGAKGAKWLAQGTIYPDVIESGGAKSSTGKKKAVTIKSHHNVGGLPEQLGLKLLEPLRDLFKDEVRELGVALGLPPAMVYRHPFPGPGLGVRILGEVKREYADLLRSADAIFIEELRNFIDPASGKSWYDLTSQAFVVFLPVKSVGVMGDGRTYDYVVALRAVQTSDFMTADWAELPYALLKTVSGRIINEVRGINRVTYDVSSKPPATIEWE, encoded by the coding sequence ATGCAACACGACAAGATCCTGATTCTCGATTTCGGCTCGCAGGTCACCCAGCTGATTGCGCGCCGCGTGCGCGAAGCCCATGTGCTGAGTGAAGTGCACCCGTGCGACGTCAGTAACGAGTGGCTTCGCAACTACGCGAAGGATGGGTCGCTCAAGGGCGTGATCCTCTCCGGCAGCCATGCCAGCGTGTACGAAGACACGACCGACAAGGCACCGCAGGCGGTGTTCGAACTCGGCGTGCCGGTGCTCGGCATCTGCTACGGCATGCAAACCATGGCGCACCAGCTCGGCGGCAAGGTCGAGGGCGGCCATAAGCGCGAGTTCGGCGCAGCGGCCGTTCGTGCACGCGGTCATACCGATCTGTTGAGCGAGATTGCCGACTTCAAGACCGACGAAGGTTTTGGCATGCTCAACGTGTGGATGAGCCATGGCGACAAGGTTACCGAGCTGCCGCCCGGCTTCAAGCTGATGGCATCGACCGAAAGCTGCCCGATTGCCGGCATGGCCGACGAAGAGCGGCATTTCTATGGCGTGCAGTTCCATCCCGAAGTCACGCACACGCAGCAGGGCACAGCGATCCTGCAGCGCTTCGTGCTCGACATCTGCCGCTCCAAGCCCGATTGGGTCATGCGAGATCACGTGGCCGAGGCGGTTGCGAAGATCCGTGAGCAAGTCGGCGACGAAGAAGTCATCCTCGGTCTGTCGGGCGGCGTGGATTCATCCGTTGCTGCCGCGTTGATCCATCGGGCCATCGGCGACCAGCTGACTTGCGTCTTCGTCGATCACGGCTTGCTGCGCTTGAACGAGGGCGACCTCGTCATGGAGATGTTCGTCGGCAAGCTGCAAGCGAAAGTGATTCGCGTCGATGCCAGCGAGCTGTTCCTCGGCAAGCTCGGAGGGGTGAGCGACCCGGAAGCCAAGCGCAAGATCATCGGCGGCGAGTTCGTGACCGTGTTCAAGCAGGAAGCTGCCAAGCTGACCAGCGCGGGCGCCAAGGGTGCCAAGTGGCTGGCACAAGGCACCATCTATCCGGACGTCATCGAGTCCGGCGGTGCCAAGTCGTCGACCGGCAAGAAGAAGGCCGTGACGATCAAGAGCCATCACAACGTCGGTGGCCTGCCGGAGCAACTGGGCCTGAAGCTGCTCGAGCCGTTGCGCGATCTTTTCAAGGACGAGGTGCGCGAACTTGGCGTGGCGCTTGGCCTGCCACCCGCAATGGTGTACCGCCACCCGTTCCCCGGCCCCGGCCTGGGCGTACGCATCCTCGGCGAAGTCAAAAGGGAATACGCCGACTTGCTGCGCAGTGCGGACGCGATCTTCATCGAGGAGCTGCGCAACTTCATCGACCCGGCCAGCGGCAAGAGCTGGTACGACCTCACGAGCCAGGCGTTCGTCGTCTTCCTGCCGGTGAAGAGTGTGGGCGTGATGGGCGATGGCCGTACGTATGACTACGTCGTCGCGCTGCGCGCGGTGCAGACGAGCGACTTCATGACTGCGGATTGGGCCGAGCTGCCGTACGCGCTGTTGAAGACGGTGTCGGGGCGAATCATCAACGAGGTGCGCGGGATCAATCGCGTGACTTACGACGTGAGTTCGAAGCCGCCTGCGACGATCGAGTGGGAGTGA